The Deinococcus koreensis genome includes a window with the following:
- a CDS encoding substrate-binding domain-containing protein, translating into MKITTPSITALCTLTALLTGAASAQAFSPDTEKSRIESSQLAAKFGPVPKPAAGVQFGGVMKALSNEYWQLLRAGYVKGGAKYGVKVDAQAPSNESDQIGQLSMMNTMLGKGYKALLVSPQSDVNLLPGIERAGKTSLVLNVNDAVAPTAQHFVGNSQYDNGVSVANHLLKTFPKGGQVAVIEGQAGVYAAKQRTLGFKTTLAKNAALKVVASVPADWDRQKAFTTARDLLRRYPNLTAFYCNNDTMALGVVEAVKASGRLGKTLVFGTDGINAAYDSIKKGELTGTVDSFPVLTGEVAVEVAVRLLAGQKLPRVVATPQALVMKGNLAQYEQFKK; encoded by the coding sequence ATGAAGATCACCACGCCCAGCATCACCGCACTCTGCACCCTGACCGCCCTGCTGACCGGCGCCGCGTCGGCCCAGGCCTTCTCCCCGGACACCGAGAAAAGCCGCATCGAGTCCTCGCAACTCGCCGCGAAGTTCGGCCCCGTGCCCAAGCCCGCTGCCGGCGTGCAGTTCGGGGGAGTAATGAAGGCCCTCTCGAACGAATACTGGCAGCTGCTGCGCGCCGGCTACGTCAAGGGTGGCGCCAAGTACGGCGTCAAGGTCGATGCCCAGGCCCCCTCCAACGAGAGTGACCAGATCGGCCAGCTCAGCATGATGAACACCATGCTCGGCAAGGGCTACAAGGCCCTGCTGGTCTCCCCGCAGAGCGACGTCAACCTGCTGCCCGGCATCGAGCGCGCCGGCAAGACCAGCCTGGTGCTGAACGTCAATGACGCGGTGGCCCCCACCGCGCAGCACTTCGTAGGCAACAGCCAGTACGACAACGGCGTGAGCGTCGCGAACCACCTGCTCAAAACCTTCCCAAAGGGGGGGCAGGTGGCCGTGATTGAGGGCCAGGCCGGGGTCTACGCCGCCAAGCAGCGCACGCTGGGCTTCAAGACCACGCTCGCCAAGAACGCCGCTCTCAAGGTCGTCGCCAGCGTGCCCGCCGACTGGGATCGCCAGAAGGCGTTCACCACCGCCCGCGACCTGCTGCGCCGCTACCCGAACCTGACGGCCTTTTACTGCAACAACGACACCATGGCGCTCGGCGTGGTCGAGGCCGTCAAAGCGTCGGGCCGCCTGGGCAAGACCCTCGTCTTCGGCACCGACGGCATCAACGCTGCCTACGACAGCATCAAGAAGGGCGAGCTGACGGGCACCGTCGATTCCTTCCCGGTGCTGACTGGCGAGGTGGCGGTCGAGGTCGCGGTGCGGCTGCTCGCCGGACAGAAGCTGCCCCGCGTGGTGGCCACGCCCCAGGCGCTCGTTATGAAGGGCAACCTGGCCCAGTACGAGCAGTTCAAGAAGTAA
- a CDS encoding ABC transporter permease — protein MIERLREAGILAILILGAVAFSFTVPSFFSVDNAITGIGLSAAINTIVAIGLTYVIMTGGIDLSVGSTAALSAVIGADLMQRGLPPLVAILAALAVGAVAGLVNGLLITRVQLAPFIVTLGTMTFYRGLALSYTNGQPILSLPDSYKQSLGGTVLGLPIPLLAALALVAAFSLILKFTKTGQYILAIGGNAEAVRLSGINVDRFITLTYVISGVLAAFAALILIAQLGAAEPILGNGWELSAIAAAVVGGTSLSGGKGNVVGALLGALLLSMLQNVLTLLGVQAFYQLLATGLIIIGAMVIDRYTRGR, from the coding sequence ATGATCGAGCGTCTGCGGGAGGCCGGCATCCTGGCCATCCTGATCCTGGGCGCCGTGGCCTTCAGCTTCACCGTCCCGTCCTTTTTCTCCGTCGACAACGCCATCACTGGCATTGGTCTGAGCGCGGCCATCAACACCATCGTCGCCATCGGCCTGACCTACGTGATCATGACCGGCGGCATCGACCTGTCCGTCGGCTCCACGGCCGCGCTCTCGGCCGTGATCGGCGCCGACCTGATGCAGCGCGGCCTGCCGCCGCTGGTGGCCATCCTGGCCGCACTCGCGGTCGGAGCGGTTGCCGGACTCGTCAACGGGCTGCTGATCACCCGCGTGCAACTCGCGCCCTTCATCGTCACCCTCGGTACCATGACGTTCTACCGCGGGCTGGCGCTCTCGTACACGAACGGTCAACCGATCCTCTCCCTGCCTGACAGTTATAAACAGTCACTGGGCGGCACCGTCCTCGGACTGCCGATTCCACTGCTCGCGGCCCTCGCTCTGGTCGCCGCTTTCTCCCTGATCCTCAAATTCACCAAAACCGGGCAGTACATCCTGGCCATCGGCGGGAACGCCGAGGCGGTGCGGCTCAGCGGCATCAACGTCGACCGCTTCATCACCCTGACCTACGTCATTTCCGGCGTGCTGGCGGCCTTCGCGGCCTTGATCCTGATCGCGCAGCTGGGTGCGGCCGAGCCGATCCTCGGCAACGGCTGGGAACTGAGCGCCATCGCCGCGGCGGTCGTCGGCGGCACCAGCCTGTCGGGCGGCAAGGGCAACGTGGTCGGGGCGCTGCTCGGCGCGCTGCTGCTGAGCATGCTGCAGAACGTCCTGACCCTGCTCGGCGTTCAGGCCTTCTACCAGTTGCTCGCCACCGGGCTGATCATCATCGGGGCCATGGTCATCGATCGCTACACCCGCGGACGCTGA
- a CDS encoding PfkB family carbohydrate kinase yields the protein MSKSPDISVVFAGSLHIDQMIQLDELPSPGETVIAGASWTQLGGKATNQAVAAAPHVRAVLLACVGNDEGGRDALATLNSLGVHPALQVDAQVATGSSVALIDAAGENVGVVLPGANTGLRAEPLSDLLKASPVQLVVCQWETEPDTLGQMLSAARATGVPILLNAAPWLDSHRGTLPLTDHVVVNAVEAQAWTGHDPQERVRQLDFGHPSVVVTLGAGGVLHYQKGALTTDLPAPVVQARSTHGAGDHFVGVLAAHLARGTPMPHALERAGQSAAEFVQLLHKHLALSST from the coding sequence ATGTCTAAGTCCCCAGACATCTCCGTGGTCTTCGCCGGGAGCCTGCATATCGACCAGATGATTCAGCTGGACGAGCTGCCCTCTCCTGGAGAAACCGTGATTGCCGGGGCGTCGTGGACGCAGTTGGGGGGCAAGGCCACCAATCAGGCGGTGGCCGCGGCGCCGCACGTGCGGGCTGTGCTGCTCGCCTGCGTTGGAAACGACGAGGGGGGACGGGACGCCCTGGCGACGCTGAACTCGCTCGGTGTGCACCCTGCCCTACAGGTTGACGCGCAGGTCGCAACCGGCTCCAGCGTGGCCCTGATCGACGCGGCTGGCGAGAACGTGGGGGTCGTCCTGCCGGGGGCGAACACCGGGCTGCGCGCCGAGCCCCTCAGTGACCTGTTGAAGGCCTCTCCAGTGCAGCTCGTCGTCTGCCAGTGGGAAACCGAGCCCGACACGCTCGGACAGATGCTCTCGGCGGCCCGGGCCACCGGCGTCCCGATCCTGCTCAACGCCGCGCCCTGGCTGGACTCCCACCGGGGCACCCTGCCCCTGACCGATCACGTGGTCGTCAACGCCGTCGAAGCGCAGGCCTGGACAGGCCACGATCCCCAGGAGCGTGTGCGCCAGCTCGACTTCGGCCACCCCAGCGTGGTGGTCACGCTGGGCGCCGGGGGCGTGCTGCATTACCAGAAAGGCGCGCTCACCACCGACCTGCCCGCCCCAGTGGTTCAGGCCCGCTCGACCCACGGCGCGGGCGACCACTTCGTGGGTGTGCTGGCGGCCCACCTCGCCCGGGGCACCCCCATGCCCCACGCGCTGGAACGGGCGGGGCAGTCGGCCGCCGAGTTCGTCCAGCTGCTGCACAAGCATCTGGCACTGTCATCCACCTGA
- a CDS encoding sugar phosphate isomerase/epimerase family protein: MLFATRLNSLRSRPELAFPPGALQTADLLQRAARIQGLNSLSLNFPEHFTPATLRETRDTIEALGLGVDSLNVRYPAEPFGDGGFTHPDAGTRQAAIDLTCQALDACAALGGNHVIVWPGFDGFDYPFQDSYERMFDHTVEGFARVASHAPDMRVGLEYKPWEPRKYSLIGNMGEALLVVQEVGADNLGVVLDYCHAQMANEHAPKAAALALRHDKLFGVHLNDGYGRQDDGLMVGTASLVTTLELLVLLERGGYPGTIYFDTFPVREDPVRECEWNIRVTQRLLSLARELAGDDRLGTGHDGFNVTQVIERLLFPERVHV; the protein is encoded by the coding sequence ATGCTGTTTGCCACCCGTCTCAACTCGCTCAGGTCACGGCCCGAACTCGCCTTTCCGCCGGGAGCCCTCCAGACCGCTGACCTGCTCCAGCGCGCGGCCCGTATCCAGGGCCTCAACTCGCTGAGCCTCAACTTTCCCGAGCACTTCACGCCCGCCACCCTGCGGGAGACGAGGGACACCATCGAAGCGCTGGGCCTGGGCGTCGACAGCCTGAACGTCCGCTACCCGGCCGAGCCCTTCGGGGATGGCGGCTTTACCCATCCTGACGCGGGGACACGTCAGGCCGCCATCGACCTGACCTGTCAGGCCCTGGACGCCTGCGCGGCACTTGGTGGCAACCACGTGATCGTCTGGCCGGGCTTCGACGGCTTCGACTACCCCTTTCAGGACAGCTACGAGCGGATGTTCGACCATACGGTCGAGGGCTTCGCGCGGGTGGCGTCGCACGCCCCGGACATGCGGGTCGGCCTGGAATACAAGCCTTGGGAACCGCGCAAGTACTCGCTGATCGGCAACATGGGCGAGGCCCTGCTGGTGGTGCAGGAGGTAGGCGCTGACAACCTGGGGGTGGTGCTGGACTACTGCCATGCCCAGATGGCCAACGAGCACGCTCCGAAAGCTGCCGCCCTCGCCCTGCGGCATGACAAACTCTTCGGTGTCCACCTCAACGACGGCTACGGGCGGCAGGACGACGGCCTGATGGTCGGCACCGCCAGCCTCGTGACGACACTCGAACTGCTCGTGCTGCTCGAACGCGGCGGCTACCCGGGCACGATCTACTTCGACACCTTCCCGGTGCGCGAGGATCCGGTGCGTGAATGCGAGTGGAACATCCGGGTGACGCAGCGACTGCTCTCCCTGGCGCGCGAGCTGGCCGGGGACGACCGTCTGGGCACCGGGCACGACGGCTTCAACGTCACGCAGGTGATCGAGCGGCTGCTCTTCCCCGAGCGCGTCCATGTCTAA
- a CDS encoding medium chain dehydrogenase/reductase family protein, which yields MTAAHLTASTPSLTEVVLPGLVEPAGLQLRQRPLPVPQKGETLVQVEATGISFAEQGMRRGRYPGQPKFPFVPGYDLVGVVKGVGPGVDRALLGTRVAAATKIGGWATHALVPAADLVPVPSTLDPAEAETVIVNGVTAWQMLHRHAHTRSGQTILVHGANGGVGTVLVQLARHAGIRVIGTAAPRHHAALQELGVEVVDSRAPDLEARIRALAPGGVHAAFDHLGLESARRSFDLLARGGTLVAYGTAADLKTQGSLLQMFGKMLGQLLAWNVRPGGRRATFYDFWGGKLLAPAAFRRRQHKDLTQVLELLARGTIGAVIAARFPLVDVAQAMELAESRTVRGKVVLLP from the coding sequence ATGACCGCAGCACACCTGACCGCCTCCACCCCATCCCTCACCGAAGTCGTCTTGCCCGGCCTGGTGGAGCCCGCCGGCCTGCAGCTCCGGCAGCGTCCCCTTCCGGTGCCCCAGAAGGGCGAGACGCTCGTGCAGGTCGAGGCCACCGGCATCTCGTTTGCCGAACAGGGGATGCGCCGGGGCCGCTATCCCGGCCAGCCGAAGTTTCCCTTCGTCCCCGGCTACGATCTCGTCGGCGTCGTCAAGGGGGTGGGGCCGGGCGTGGATCGGGCGCTGCTCGGCACGCGCGTCGCGGCCGCCACCAAGATCGGCGGCTGGGCCACCCACGCCCTGGTGCCCGCCGCCGATCTGGTGCCCGTGCCCTCCACGCTCGATCCGGCCGAGGCGGAGACCGTGATCGTCAACGGGGTCACCGCCTGGCAGATGCTCCATCGCCACGCCCATACCAGGAGCGGGCAAACCATTCTGGTGCACGGCGCCAACGGGGGAGTGGGCACCGTCCTGGTGCAACTCGCCCGTCATGCGGGCATCCGCGTGATCGGCACGGCCGCCCCCCGGCACCACGCCGCCCTGCAGGAGCTGGGGGTGGAGGTCGTCGACTCCCGGGCACCCGATCTGGAGGCGCGGATCCGGGCCCTGGCCCCGGGGGGCGTGCACGCTGCATTCGACCATCTGGGGCTCGAGAGCGCCCGGCGCTCATTCGACCTGCTGGCCCGGGGCGGGACGCTGGTCGCCTACGGCACGGCCGCCGACCTCAAGACCCAGGGCTCCCTGCTCCAGATGTTCGGGAAGATGCTGGGCCAGCTCCTCGCGTGGAACGTGCGGCCTGGCGGGCGCCGTGCCACTTTCTATGACTTCTGGGGCGGGAAGCTGCTGGCCCCCGCCGCCTTCCGCCGCCGCCAGCATAAGGATCTCACGCAGGTCTTGGAACTGCTCGCTCGGGGCACCATCGGGGCCGTCATCGCCGCCCGCTTCCCGCTGGTGGACGTCGCCCAGGCCATGGAGCTGGCCGAGTCCCGCACGGTGCGGGGCAAGGTCGTGCTGCTGCCCTGA
- a CDS encoding sugar ABC transporter ATP-binding protein → MEELLAAHHIHKSFSGVPVLRDVGFTLRAGEVHALLGENGAGKSTLLKTLFGMHRPDSGTLSVGGREVHLTSPKDAEAQGIAMIHQELALIPELTVAQNVLLGNEGAQVLNYARMNARVTPFLEQVGLSVAPGTPVRRLTIAQQQMVEIARALARRARIIIMDEPTSSLTTHEIEQMYRVVRELTATGVGIIYVSHHFDEIEELADRVTVLRDGQHIGTVNKRDVTQEELVQMMVGRTLLAQGAPPDRERGDVRLAVSHLGRPGAFEDISLTVRAGEVVTLAGLIGAGRTEVLRAIYGADPVSAGQIELDGQSAPHPTPALMMRRGVGFIPEDRRHHGIVPDARVSVNMMLTSWAKGIASVRERDMARLVAPQMRQLGVRPNTPEQTIRRLSGGNQQKVILARWLAAGCGVLLIDEPTRGIDVASKADIYTLIDDLAAQGVAILMASSELPEVLRLSDRILVMREGRLAGELSRAQASEERILALATGANSHANDPALSA, encoded by the coding sequence GTGGAAGAACTGCTCGCCGCCCACCACATCCACAAATCCTTCAGCGGCGTGCCGGTGCTGCGCGACGTCGGGTTCACCCTGCGGGCCGGGGAAGTGCACGCCCTGCTCGGGGAGAACGGAGCGGGGAAAAGCACCCTGCTCAAGACCCTCTTCGGCATGCACCGGCCCGACAGCGGCACCCTGAGCGTGGGCGGTCGGGAGGTTCACCTGACCAGCCCCAAGGACGCCGAGGCCCAGGGCATCGCCATGATCCACCAGGAATTGGCGCTGATTCCCGAACTCACCGTCGCTCAGAACGTGCTGCTGGGCAATGAGGGCGCCCAGGTGTTGAACTACGCCCGTATGAACGCCCGCGTGACGCCTTTTCTGGAGCAGGTCGGCCTGAGCGTGGCGCCCGGCACCCCGGTGCGGCGACTGACCATCGCCCAACAACAGATGGTGGAGATCGCCCGCGCGCTGGCCCGCCGGGCCCGCATCATCATCATGGACGAGCCGACCTCCAGCCTGACCACCCACGAGATCGAGCAAATGTACCGGGTGGTGCGCGAGCTGACCGCGACCGGGGTCGGCATCATCTACGTCAGCCACCACTTCGACGAGATCGAGGAACTGGCCGACCGTGTGACGGTGCTGCGCGACGGACAGCATATCGGCACCGTGAACAAGCGTGACGTGACGCAGGAAGAACTGGTGCAGATGATGGTCGGCCGGACGCTGCTGGCCCAGGGGGCACCGCCCGACCGCGAGCGCGGCGACGTACGGCTGGCGGTAAGCCACCTGGGCCGCCCCGGCGCGTTCGAGGACATCAGCCTCACCGTGCGCGCCGGCGAGGTGGTCACGCTGGCCGGGCTGATCGGCGCCGGACGCACGGAAGTGCTGCGCGCCATCTACGGCGCCGACCCCGTCAGCGCCGGGCAGATCGAGCTGGATGGGCAGAGCGCCCCGCACCCGACACCCGCGCTGATGATGCGGCGTGGGGTCGGCTTCATTCCCGAAGATCGTCGCCACCACGGCATCGTGCCGGACGCCCGGGTGAGCGTGAACATGATGCTGACGAGCTGGGCGAAGGGGATCGCCAGCGTCCGGGAACGCGATATGGCGCGCCTGGTCGCGCCGCAGATGCGGCAGCTCGGCGTCCGCCCGAACACCCCGGAGCAGACCATCCGCCGCCTGTCCGGCGGCAACCAGCAGAAGGTCATCCTGGCCCGCTGGCTCGCTGCCGGCTGTGGCGTGCTGCTCATCGACGAACCGACCCGCGGGATCGATGTCGCCAGCAAGGCCGACATCTACACCCTGATTGACGATCTCGCCGCCCAGGGGGTGGCCATCCTGATGGCCTCGTCGGAACTGCCGGAGGTTCTCAGGCTCAGCGACCGAATTCTCGTGATGCGGGAGGGCCGCCTGGCGGGCGAGCTCTCCCGCGCCCAGGCCAGCGAGGAGCGCATCCTCGCGCTGGCGACCGGAGCGAACTCCCATGCAAATGACCCAGCCCTCAGCGCCTAA
- a CDS encoding TetR/AcrR family transcriptional regulator produces the protein MAAVPSLLSTSDARRDTVIDSAVIVFSQAGYLGTPVSAVAAQAGISTAYVFKLFPRKEDLFVAALDRCFSRVQAALESGAIHAEVQTPDAVLAAMGQAYAELIGDRSLLMLQVHAQSAATVPEIAAALRAGLGQVTTFVQSRSQAPDEAVQRFIAYGQLCHLITVAGLDETVADWARVLTSGIRHI, from the coding sequence ATGGCCGCCGTCCCCTCCCTGTTGTCCACCTCGGACGCCCGACGCGACACCGTCATCGACAGCGCGGTCATCGTCTTCTCCCAGGCCGGCTACCTCGGCACTCCCGTCAGCGCCGTCGCCGCTCAGGCCGGCATCTCCACCGCCTACGTCTTCAAGCTCTTTCCCCGCAAGGAAGACCTCTTCGTCGCCGCCCTCGACCGCTGCTTTTCCCGCGTCCAGGCGGCTCTAGAAAGCGGCGCCATCCACGCCGAGGTACAGACCCCCGACGCTGTCCTGGCGGCTATGGGCCAGGCTTACGCCGAACTCATCGGCGACCGCTCCCTGCTGATGCTCCAGGTGCACGCCCAGTCGGCCGCCACCGTCCCGGAGATCGCGGCCGCGCTGCGCGCTGGGCTGGGCCAGGTGACCACCTTCGTTCAGAGCCGTTCTCAGGCTCCGGATGAGGCGGTGCAGCGGTTCATCGCCTACGGCCAGCTGTGCCACCTGATCACGGTCGCGGGGCTTGATGAGACCGTCGCCGACTGGGCGCGCGTGCTGACCAGCGGCATCCGACACATCTGA
- a CDS encoding AraC family transcriptional regulator, translating to MSGSERVPSHTAPTPGAELTGLLARHATAPGLQATAVPGLHLYRAHARSQPVHTVYTPSVCLVAQGRKLVQQGSASMAYGPDDLLLVSVSLPITAQILEASSECPHLALHVDLDPALIASLALESPAAPGAGGQSGLAVTALEPGVNDAVLRLVRLLDMPQHIPALAPLILRELSYLLLVGPEGGRLRAMVQTAGQTYRISTAIERLVREFDRPLRIEHLARDVHMSVSGFHHHFKTVTSLSPLQFQKRLRLQEARRLLLNGEADVTRAGALVGYDSPSQFSREYRRLFGASPRQDVSRWYGVDPSGEFPGSASPAGSAASA from the coding sequence CTGGCCTTCAGGCCACGGCGGTGCCCGGACTGCACCTGTACCGGGCACATGCACGGTCGCAGCCGGTGCACACGGTCTACACGCCGTCCGTCTGCCTGGTTGCCCAGGGCCGCAAACTCGTTCAGCAGGGGTCGGCCTCGATGGCGTATGGCCCGGACGACCTGCTGTTGGTGTCCGTCAGCCTGCCCATCACGGCGCAGATTCTGGAGGCGTCGTCCGAGTGCCCTCACCTGGCGCTCCACGTCGATCTCGATCCCGCCCTGATCGCTTCCCTGGCGCTGGAGTCTCCGGCGGCGCCAGGGGCGGGGGGGCAATCCGGTCTGGCGGTGACGGCCCTCGAACCAGGAGTCAACGACGCCGTGCTGCGACTGGTTCGTTTGCTCGACATGCCGCAGCACATCCCGGCCCTGGCGCCGCTGATTCTCCGCGAGCTCAGTTACCTGTTACTGGTCGGCCCGGAGGGCGGGCGCCTGCGGGCGATGGTTCAGACGGCCGGACAGACCTATCGGATCTCCACTGCCATTGAGCGACTGGTGCGGGAGTTTGACCGGCCACTGCGGATTGAGCACCTGGCCAGGGACGTGCACATGAGCGTGTCCGGCTTCCATCACCATTTCAAAACGGTGACATCCCTCAGTCCCCTGCAGTTTCAGAAACGGTTGCGCCTTCAGGAAGCACGCCGTCTGCTCCTGAACGGGGAGGCTGATGTCACCCGCGCCGGGGCCCTGGTGGGCTACGACAGCCCGTCTCAGTTCAGCCGTGAGTACCGCCGACTCTTCGGCGCGTCCCCCCGGCAGGATGTTTCCCGCTGGTACGGTGTCGATCCTTCAGGCGAGTTTCCCGGAAGTGCCTCGCCGGCAGGATCGGCCGCGTCCGCGTGA
- a CDS encoding glycoside hydrolase family 32 protein: MSADLPLPHAPYREQHRPQLHYTPARHWVNDPNGLIVVNGVYHLFYQHNPHADVPGHLSWGHAISSDLLHWAEQPVALVARENHMIFSGSAVTDWHNTSGLGDGSRPPLIALYTGHADDHPQRQHLAQRHHQAQFLAHSNDGGQTWKAGPEAVLDLNRADFRDPKVFWDEARRRWVMLAVHPDERQIEFFHSDNLHVWTSLSLFGPTGNLAGIWEVPDFFPLTDENGQERWVLKVDFNPGGPYGGSGAQYWVGDFDGVAFTPLTDARPLEGGKDFYAALSFSDLPGRRVWLAWMNNWQYAQWLPTFPWRGSFTVPRELTLGSHLRLIQRPVSELKALRNRTLPLTWPGDANPVTFPLCGKHAHELQARLTLQEGQMVRFEFLSVAGIEGTLEVGPTGLSLIRPDHAPSLSGWGGVHRAPFPEAAAELDLQLFLDTSSLEVFAAHGQVVITDLLLPAAPITTLKIVGDGHQVVLEATLYELHSIWRQGD; this comes from the coding sequence ATGTCCGCAGACCTGCCCCTGCCCCACGCGCCCTACCGTGAGCAGCACCGTCCACAGCTTCATTACACCCCGGCCCGCCACTGGGTCAACGACCCCAACGGTCTAATCGTGGTGAACGGCGTCTACCATCTGTTCTACCAGCACAACCCGCACGCCGACGTACCCGGCCACCTGAGCTGGGGCCACGCCATCAGCTCCGATCTGCTGCACTGGGCTGAGCAGCCTGTGGCGCTGGTGGCCAGGGAGAACCACATGATTTTCTCGGGCAGTGCTGTCACCGACTGGCACAACACATCCGGACTGGGCGACGGCAGCCGCCCGCCCCTGATCGCGCTCTACACCGGACACGCGGACGATCACCCACAGCGCCAGCACCTTGCCCAGCGCCACCACCAGGCGCAATTCCTGGCCCACAGCAACGACGGCGGACAGACCTGGAAGGCGGGCCCTGAGGCCGTCCTGGATCTGAACCGTGCCGATTTCCGTGACCCCAAGGTGTTCTGGGACGAAGCGCGGAGACGCTGGGTGATGCTGGCAGTGCACCCCGACGAGCGTCAGATCGAGTTTTTCCACTCGGATAACCTGCACGTGTGGACGTCCCTCAGTCTCTTTGGCCCCACTGGGAACCTGGCAGGCATCTGGGAGGTGCCCGACTTCTTCCCGTTGACGGACGAGAATGGGCAGGAACGCTGGGTGCTGAAAGTTGACTTCAACCCCGGCGGCCCGTATGGCGGCAGCGGCGCCCAATACTGGGTGGGCGACTTCGACGGTGTTGCTTTCACACCTCTGACGGATGCTCGCCCACTGGAGGGGGGAAAGGATTTCTATGCGGCGCTGTCGTTCAGCGATCTGCCGGGCCGCCGGGTATGGCTGGCCTGGATGAACAACTGGCAGTACGCCCAGTGGTTGCCCACCTTCCCATGGCGCGGCAGTTTCACCGTTCCCCGTGAACTGACACTGGGTTCACACCTGAGGCTGATCCAGCGTCCGGTGTCCGAACTCAAGGCACTACGGAACCGCACCCTTCCCCTGACCTGGCCCGGCGACGCGAATCCCGTCACATTTCCCCTGTGCGGAAAGCACGCCCATGAGCTGCAGGCGCGGCTCACGCTGCAAGAAGGACAGATGGTGCGCTTCGAATTCCTGTCAGTCGCTGGAATTGAGGGCACTTTGGAGGTGGGGCCTACGGGCCTCAGCCTGATCCGTCCCGACCATGCTCCGAGTCTCTCAGGCTGGGGAGGAGTTCACCGGGCGCCATTCCCAGAAGCTGCAGCAGAACTTGACCTGCAACTCTTTCTGGACACCAGTTCTCTGGAAGTCTTTGCGGCGCACGGTCAGGTGGTGATCACGGATCTGCTGCTGCCCGCCGCCCCCATCACAACGCTGAAGATCGTAGGCGACGGACACCAGGTGGTGCTTGAAGCTACGTTGTATGAACTGCACTCCATCTGGAGGCAGGGCGACTGA
- a CDS encoding DeoR/GlpR family DNA-binding transcription regulator gives MLPLERQTRILDLMEVHETLLTQEIAEKVGVSEATIRRDLQGMAERGLLARTHGGAVRLQRSLTREPAFAAKSVRMPSEKGAIADYVAAHVTDGSTLIFDAGTTILEVARRLAGRPITAITLDLPAAQALAVGETEVLLLGGRVRSNSFSITGPWTEEQLRGLRADVFLMGAHAVDERGVSNAVIEEATVKRLAVDASARTLLLADHTKFGWRAMTQVCALDRVERVVSDRGSRKFGWLKESGVELSLV, from the coding sequence ATGCTTCCACTCGAACGTCAAACGCGCATCCTCGATCTGATGGAGGTTCACGAGACCCTGCTGACTCAAGAGATCGCGGAGAAGGTAGGCGTCTCCGAGGCGACCATCCGGCGGGATCTGCAGGGCATGGCCGAACGTGGCCTGCTCGCCCGGACACACGGCGGCGCGGTGCGGCTGCAGCGCAGCCTGACCCGAGAGCCTGCCTTTGCGGCCAAGTCAGTGCGGATGCCCAGCGAGAAGGGGGCGATTGCCGATTACGTGGCGGCCCATGTGACCGACGGCTCAACCCTGATCTTCGATGCGGGCACGACCATTCTGGAGGTGGCCCGGCGCCTGGCGGGCCGGCCGATCACCGCCATCACCCTGGATCTGCCCGCCGCCCAGGCGCTGGCGGTTGGCGAAACCGAAGTGCTGCTGCTGGGCGGGCGCGTGCGCAGCAACTCGTTCAGCATCACCGGCCCGTGGACTGAAGAGCAGCTCCGCGGCCTGCGGGCCGACGTGTTCCTGATGGGCGCGCACGCGGTCGACGAGCGCGGCGTCTCGAACGCCGTCATTGAGGAGGCGACCGTCAAGCGTCTGGCGGTGGACGCCAGCGCCCGAACGCTCCTGCTCGCCGACCACACGAAGTTCGGCTGGCGCGCCATGACGCAGGTCTGCGCCCTTGATCGGGTGGAGCGCGTGGTCTCGGATCGTGGCAGCCGGAAGTTCGGCTGGCTCAAGGAGTCCGGTGTCGAACTGAGCCTGGTGTGA